The following are from one region of the Salvelinus alpinus chromosome 16, SLU_Salpinus.1, whole genome shotgun sequence genome:
- the adamts10 gene encoding A disintegrin and metalloproteinase with thrombospondin motifs 10 isoform X2, whose product METVWRNFACIVVIIVMVATEVAESQTAEKFTQSHATFLSSLGQYEIAIPVRVGPQGETLHTGDGGADSPNHHRRSRRSAENQQQDLSQLYYQFSTPTTNFLLNLTLQGGLLSRQFRVEYWRRGRLAWSHPYAPQCLYVGHLQDQPHSSKVALSNCNGLQGVIVAGGEEYIIEPLTPAENLTRAERGESQPHVVYKRSSLRHQYMDQSCGVIDEKPGKGMAWWQRTLKTPPNPIGRGQLPLKRSVSRERYVETLVVADKMMVGYHGRRDIEQYILAVMNIVAKLFQDSSLGNAVNIVVTRLILLMEDQPTLEINHHAGKSLDSFCKWQKSIQNRNGNGNAIPDNGIAHHDTAVLITRYDICIYKNKPCGTLGLAPVGGMCEPERSCSINEDIGLATAFTIAHEIGHTFGMNHDGVGNACGSRSQETAKLMAAHITMKTNPFVWSACSRDYITNFLDSGMGSCLNNVPPKQEFVYPTTAPGQAYDADEQCRFQYGVKSRQCKYGEVCSELWCMSKSNRCITSSIPAAEGTICQTNTIEKGWCYKRVCVAYGTRPEGVDGGWGLWTPWEECSRTCGGGVSSSIRHCDSPRPTIGGKYCLGERKRFRSCNIDECPAGSQDFREIQCSDFDNVPFRGKFYTWQPYRGGGVKSCSLNCLAEGYNFYTERAPAVVDGTPCRDDSLDVCVNGECKHVGCDRILGSDVREDRCRICGGDGSNCEAIEGVFNDSLPEGGYEEVVRIPKGSTFIHIQELNVSLNYLVLKSKGDQYFINGKLTIDTPRRFDIAGTTFHYRRPTDEPETLEALGPTNMTLIVMVLVRDENPGIHYRFNPPVNRDPLTGYAWHYTSWSRCSALCAGGGQIQQVVCKKQADHSVVYNHFCDKKSKPKDKKRGCNSEPCSPSWGSGEWSECSRSCNRGLRTREVLCKRKISPTEEKVQDDGACTLPRPPLTEPCNNHTCPPEWLALNWSECNPSCGPGFRHRVLLCKRGESGDTLPESQCPKYGRPTTRVRCNLQRCPPPMWVTGPWGECSANCGLGQEMRSVQCLVHNGQPSNECPDLLRPAAMQQCKSKCDLSSLPMDIPEGDPEECKDVNTVAYCPLVLRFKFCSRPYFRQMCCKTCQGH is encoded by the exons ctACGTTCCTGTCTAGCCTGGGCCAGTATGAGATCGCCATCCCGGTTCGCGTAGGGCCGCAGGGCGAGACCCTGCACACAGGGGATGGGGGTGCAGACAGCCCCAACCACCATCGGCGGAGCCGCCGCAGTGCTGAGAACCAGCAACAGGACCTGTCCCAGCTGTACTACCAGTTCTCTACCCCCACAACCAACTTTCTCCTCAACCTGACCCTGCAGGGGGGCCTGCTGTCCCGTCAGTTCCGTGTAGAGTACTGGAGGAGGGGCCGTCTGGCCTGGAGCCACCCTTATGCCCCCCAGTGTCTCTATGTAGGCCATCTGCAGGATCAGCCCCACTCTAGCAAGGTGGCTCTCAGCAACTGTAATGGCCTG CAGGGGGTGATCGTGGCAGGGGGTGAGGAGTATATCATCGAGCCTCTGACCCCGGCCGAAAACCTCACGAGGGCGGAGAGGGGGGAGAGCCAACCCCATGTGGTCTACAAGAGGTCATCTCTTCGCCACCAGTACATGGACCAATCCTGTGGGGTCATCG ATGAGAAGCCAGGGAAAGGTATGGCCTGGTGGCAGAGGACTCTGAAGACACCTCCCAACCCCATCGGCCGAGGCCAGCTGCCCCTGAAGAGGTCTGTGAGCAGAGAGCGCTACGTAGAAACACTGGTGGTGGCCGACAAGATGATGGTGGGGTACCACGGCCGCCGGGACATCGAGCAGTACATCCTGGCTGTCATGAATATT GTTGCCAAACTGTTCCAGGATTCTAGCCTGGGGAACGCAGTGAACATCGTGGTGACCCGCCTCATCCTGCTCATGGAGGACCAG ccgACTTTAGAGATAAACCACCATGCAGGGAAGTCCCTGGACAGCTTCTGTAAGTGGCAGAAATCCATCCAGAACCGGAATGGCAATGGGAACGCCATCCCAGACAACGGCATTGCTCACCACGACACTGCCGTGCTCATCACCAG GTACGACATCTGCATCTACAAGAACAAGCCATGTGGAACCCTAG GTCTAGCTCCAGTGGGGGGGATGTGTGAGCCAGAGAGGAGCTGCAGTATCAACGAGGATATCGGGCTGGCCACAGCCTTCACCATCGCCCACGAGATAGGACACAC GTTTGGGATGAACCATGACGGAGTGGGCAACGCCTGTGGCTCCCGCAGTCAGGAGACAGCCAAGCTGATGGCTGCACacatcaccatgaagaccaaCCCCTTCGTCTGGTCTGCCTGCAGCCGAGACTACATCACCAACTTCCTGGA CTCAGGTATGGGTTCATGCCTCAACAACGTCCCCCCGAAGCAGGAGTTTGTGTACCCCACCACGGCCCCCGGCCAGGCCTACGATGCAGACGAGCAGTGCCGCTTCCAGTACGGAGTGAAGTCTCGGCAGTGTAAATACGGG GAAGTCTGCAGTGAGCTGTGGTGCATGAGCAAGAGCAACCGCTGCATCACCAGCAGCATACCCGCTGCAGAAGGAACCATCTGTCAAACCAATACCATAGAGAAAGGG tggtgCTATAAGAGGGTGTGTGTGGCCTACGGGACCCGGCCAGAGGGCGTGGACGGCGGGTGGGGTCTCTGGACCCCCTGGGAGGAGTGCAGCCGTACCTGTGGGGGAGGAGTGTCCTCCTCCATCCGCCATTGTGACAGCCCCAG GCCAACGATTGGTGGAAAGTATTGTCTGGGAGAGAGGAAGCGCTTCAGATCGTGCAATATTGAT gAGTGCCCTGCAGGCTCTCAGGATTTCCGGGAGATTCAGTGCTCCGATTTCGACAACGTTCCTTTCCGGGGGAAATTCTACACCTGGCAACCCTACAGAGGAG GTGGAGTGAAGTCCTGCTCTCTGAACTGCCTGGCGGAGGGATATAACTTCTACACAGAGCGTGCTCCGGCTGTGGTGGACGGGACCCCATGTCGGGACGACTCTCTGGATGTCTGTGTGAATGGAGAGTGCAAG CACGTGGGCTGTGACCGGATCCTGGGCTCGGATGTGCGGGAGGACCGCTGCCGTATCTGCGGGGGTGACGGGAGCAACTGTGAGGCCATAGAGGGCGTCTTCAATGACTCCTTGCCTGAAGGAG GTTATGAAGAGGTGGTCAGAATCCCCAAAGGATCTACCTTCATTCATATTCAGGAGCTCAACGTCTCCCTCAACTACCTAG TGCTGAAGAGTAAAGGGGACCAGTACTTCATCAATGGGAAGCTGACCATCGACACCCCTCGTAGGTTCGACATCGCAGGGACCACATTCCACTACCGCCGACCCACTGATGAGCCTGAGACCCTGGAGGCCCTGGGGCCCACCAACATGACCCTCATCGTCATG gtgctggTGAGGGACGAGAACCCAGGGATCCACTACCGCTTCAACCCTCCAGTCAACAGAGACCCTCTGACTGGATACGCCTGGCACTACACATCCTGGTCCCGCTGCTCCGCACTCTGCGCTGGGG gtgGTCAGATCCAGCAGGTAGTGTGTAAGAAGCAAGCTGATCACTCCGTGGTCTACAACCACTTCTGTGACAAGAAGAGCAAACCCAAAGACAAGAAGCGAGGCTGCAACTCTGAGCCATGCTCCCCAAG CTGGGGGTCtggggagtggtctgagtgcaGTCGTAGCTGTAACAGGGGCCTGAGGACCAGAGAGGTGCTGTGTAAGAGGAAGATCTCTCCTACAGAGGAGAAGGTGCAGGACGACGGCGCCTGTACCCTCCCACGACCACCCCTCACTGAACCCTGCAACAACCACACCTGCCCCCCAGAGTGGCTGGCCCTGAACTGGTCAGAG tgtAATCCCAGCTGTGGTCCAGGGTTCAGGCACCGTGTCCTTCTGTGTAAGAGGGGGGAAAGTGGAGACACACTGCCAGAGTCCCAGTGTCCCAAGTATGGGCGTCCCACCACCAGGGTGCGCTGTAACCTGCAGCGCTGCCCACCCCCCATGTGGGTCACAGGGCCCTGGGGAGAG TGCTCAGCCAATTGTGGTCTGGGTCAGGAGATGCGCTCTGTGCAGTGTCTTGTACATAACGGCCAGCCGTCCAATGAGTGCCCAGACCTCCTGCGCCCGGCAGCCATGCAGCAGTGCAAGAGCAAATGTGACCTCAGCAGCCTACCCATGGACATCCCTGAGGGTGACCCTGAAG AGTGTAAAGATGTGAACACAGTGGCGTACTGCCCCCTAGTGCTCAGGTTTAAGTTCTGCAGCCGCCCCTACTTCAGACAGATGTGCTGTAAGACCTGCCAAGGACACTGA
- the adamts10 gene encoding A disintegrin and metalloproteinase with thrombospondin motifs 10 isoform X1, whose protein sequence is METVWRNFACIVVIIVMVATEVAESQTAEKFTQSHATFLSSLGQYEIAIPVRVGPQGETLHTGDGGADSPNHHRRSRRSAENQQQDLSQLYYQFSTPTTNFLLNLTLQGGLLSRQFRVEYWRRGRLAWSHPYAPQCLYVGHLQDQPHSSKVALSNCNGLQGVIVAGGEEYIIEPLTPAENLTRAERGESQPHVVYKRSSLRHQYMDQSCGVIDEKPGKGMAWWQRTLKTPPNPIGRGQLPLKRSVSRERYVETLVVADKMMVGYHGRRDIEQYILAVMNIVAKLFQDSSLGNAVNIVVTRLILLMEDQPTLEINHHAGKSLDSFCKWQKSIQNRNGNGNAIPDNGIAHHDTAVLITRYDICIYKNKPCGTLGLAPVGGMCEPERSCSINEDIGLATAFTIAHEIGHTFGMNHDGVGNACGSRSQETAKLMAAHITMKTNPFVWSACSRDYITNFLDSGMGSCLNNVPPKQEFVYPTTAPGQAYDADEQCRFQYGVKSRQCKYGEVCSELWCMSKSNRCITSSIPAAEGTICQTNTIEKGWCYKRVCVAYGTRPEGVDGGWGLWTPWEECSRTCGGGVSSSIRHCDSPRPTIGGKYCLGERKRFRSCNIDECPAGSQDFREIQCSDFDNVPFRGKFYTWQPYRGGAYSGVKSCSLNCLAEGYNFYTERAPAVVDGTPCRDDSLDVCVNGECKHVGCDRILGSDVREDRCRICGGDGSNCEAIEGVFNDSLPEGGYEEVVRIPKGSTFIHIQELNVSLNYLVLKSKGDQYFINGKLTIDTPRRFDIAGTTFHYRRPTDEPETLEALGPTNMTLIVMVLVRDENPGIHYRFNPPVNRDPLTGYAWHYTSWSRCSALCAGGGQIQQVVCKKQADHSVVYNHFCDKKSKPKDKKRGCNSEPCSPSWGSGEWSECSRSCNRGLRTREVLCKRKISPTEEKVQDDGACTLPRPPLTEPCNNHTCPPEWLALNWSECNPSCGPGFRHRVLLCKRGESGDTLPESQCPKYGRPTTRVRCNLQRCPPPMWVTGPWGECSANCGLGQEMRSVQCLVHNGQPSNECPDLLRPAAMQQCKSKCDLSSLPMDIPEGDPEECKDVNTVAYCPLVLRFKFCSRPYFRQMCCKTCQGH, encoded by the exons ctACGTTCCTGTCTAGCCTGGGCCAGTATGAGATCGCCATCCCGGTTCGCGTAGGGCCGCAGGGCGAGACCCTGCACACAGGGGATGGGGGTGCAGACAGCCCCAACCACCATCGGCGGAGCCGCCGCAGTGCTGAGAACCAGCAACAGGACCTGTCCCAGCTGTACTACCAGTTCTCTACCCCCACAACCAACTTTCTCCTCAACCTGACCCTGCAGGGGGGCCTGCTGTCCCGTCAGTTCCGTGTAGAGTACTGGAGGAGGGGCCGTCTGGCCTGGAGCCACCCTTATGCCCCCCAGTGTCTCTATGTAGGCCATCTGCAGGATCAGCCCCACTCTAGCAAGGTGGCTCTCAGCAACTGTAATGGCCTG CAGGGGGTGATCGTGGCAGGGGGTGAGGAGTATATCATCGAGCCTCTGACCCCGGCCGAAAACCTCACGAGGGCGGAGAGGGGGGAGAGCCAACCCCATGTGGTCTACAAGAGGTCATCTCTTCGCCACCAGTACATGGACCAATCCTGTGGGGTCATCG ATGAGAAGCCAGGGAAAGGTATGGCCTGGTGGCAGAGGACTCTGAAGACACCTCCCAACCCCATCGGCCGAGGCCAGCTGCCCCTGAAGAGGTCTGTGAGCAGAGAGCGCTACGTAGAAACACTGGTGGTGGCCGACAAGATGATGGTGGGGTACCACGGCCGCCGGGACATCGAGCAGTACATCCTGGCTGTCATGAATATT GTTGCCAAACTGTTCCAGGATTCTAGCCTGGGGAACGCAGTGAACATCGTGGTGACCCGCCTCATCCTGCTCATGGAGGACCAG ccgACTTTAGAGATAAACCACCATGCAGGGAAGTCCCTGGACAGCTTCTGTAAGTGGCAGAAATCCATCCAGAACCGGAATGGCAATGGGAACGCCATCCCAGACAACGGCATTGCTCACCACGACACTGCCGTGCTCATCACCAG GTACGACATCTGCATCTACAAGAACAAGCCATGTGGAACCCTAG GTCTAGCTCCAGTGGGGGGGATGTGTGAGCCAGAGAGGAGCTGCAGTATCAACGAGGATATCGGGCTGGCCACAGCCTTCACCATCGCCCACGAGATAGGACACAC GTTTGGGATGAACCATGACGGAGTGGGCAACGCCTGTGGCTCCCGCAGTCAGGAGACAGCCAAGCTGATGGCTGCACacatcaccatgaagaccaaCCCCTTCGTCTGGTCTGCCTGCAGCCGAGACTACATCACCAACTTCCTGGA CTCAGGTATGGGTTCATGCCTCAACAACGTCCCCCCGAAGCAGGAGTTTGTGTACCCCACCACGGCCCCCGGCCAGGCCTACGATGCAGACGAGCAGTGCCGCTTCCAGTACGGAGTGAAGTCTCGGCAGTGTAAATACGGG GAAGTCTGCAGTGAGCTGTGGTGCATGAGCAAGAGCAACCGCTGCATCACCAGCAGCATACCCGCTGCAGAAGGAACCATCTGTCAAACCAATACCATAGAGAAAGGG tggtgCTATAAGAGGGTGTGTGTGGCCTACGGGACCCGGCCAGAGGGCGTGGACGGCGGGTGGGGTCTCTGGACCCCCTGGGAGGAGTGCAGCCGTACCTGTGGGGGAGGAGTGTCCTCCTCCATCCGCCATTGTGACAGCCCCAG GCCAACGATTGGTGGAAAGTATTGTCTGGGAGAGAGGAAGCGCTTCAGATCGTGCAATATTGAT gAGTGCCCTGCAGGCTCTCAGGATTTCCGGGAGATTCAGTGCTCCGATTTCGACAACGTTCCTTTCCGGGGGAAATTCTACACCTGGCAACCCTACAGAGGAGGTGCgtaca GTGGAGTGAAGTCCTGCTCTCTGAACTGCCTGGCGGAGGGATATAACTTCTACACAGAGCGTGCTCCGGCTGTGGTGGACGGGACCCCATGTCGGGACGACTCTCTGGATGTCTGTGTGAATGGAGAGTGCAAG CACGTGGGCTGTGACCGGATCCTGGGCTCGGATGTGCGGGAGGACCGCTGCCGTATCTGCGGGGGTGACGGGAGCAACTGTGAGGCCATAGAGGGCGTCTTCAATGACTCCTTGCCTGAAGGAG GTTATGAAGAGGTGGTCAGAATCCCCAAAGGATCTACCTTCATTCATATTCAGGAGCTCAACGTCTCCCTCAACTACCTAG TGCTGAAGAGTAAAGGGGACCAGTACTTCATCAATGGGAAGCTGACCATCGACACCCCTCGTAGGTTCGACATCGCAGGGACCACATTCCACTACCGCCGACCCACTGATGAGCCTGAGACCCTGGAGGCCCTGGGGCCCACCAACATGACCCTCATCGTCATG gtgctggTGAGGGACGAGAACCCAGGGATCCACTACCGCTTCAACCCTCCAGTCAACAGAGACCCTCTGACTGGATACGCCTGGCACTACACATCCTGGTCCCGCTGCTCCGCACTCTGCGCTGGGG gtgGTCAGATCCAGCAGGTAGTGTGTAAGAAGCAAGCTGATCACTCCGTGGTCTACAACCACTTCTGTGACAAGAAGAGCAAACCCAAAGACAAGAAGCGAGGCTGCAACTCTGAGCCATGCTCCCCAAG CTGGGGGTCtggggagtggtctgagtgcaGTCGTAGCTGTAACAGGGGCCTGAGGACCAGAGAGGTGCTGTGTAAGAGGAAGATCTCTCCTACAGAGGAGAAGGTGCAGGACGACGGCGCCTGTACCCTCCCACGACCACCCCTCACTGAACCCTGCAACAACCACACCTGCCCCCCAGAGTGGCTGGCCCTGAACTGGTCAGAG tgtAATCCCAGCTGTGGTCCAGGGTTCAGGCACCGTGTCCTTCTGTGTAAGAGGGGGGAAAGTGGAGACACACTGCCAGAGTCCCAGTGTCCCAAGTATGGGCGTCCCACCACCAGGGTGCGCTGTAACCTGCAGCGCTGCCCACCCCCCATGTGGGTCACAGGGCCCTGGGGAGAG TGCTCAGCCAATTGTGGTCTGGGTCAGGAGATGCGCTCTGTGCAGTGTCTTGTACATAACGGCCAGCCGTCCAATGAGTGCCCAGACCTCCTGCGCCCGGCAGCCATGCAGCAGTGCAAGAGCAAATGTGACCTCAGCAGCCTACCCATGGACATCCCTGAGGGTGACCCTGAAG AGTGTAAAGATGTGAACACAGTGGCGTACTGCCCCCTAGTGCTCAGGTTTAAGTTCTGCAGCCGCCCCTACTTCAGACAGATGTGCTGTAAGACCTGCCAAGGACACTGA